Proteins co-encoded in one Myripristis murdjan chromosome 4, fMyrMur1.1, whole genome shotgun sequence genomic window:
- the st6galnac5b gene encoding alpha-N-acetylgalactosaminide alpha-2,6-sialyltransferase 5b: MKIRACQGITGIIIITTVTSFMLVYNSSSGDTSSSSSSSPSAHHSDGPGPPVKQPKRAQRPPNLTLEGYTGVMDHKPLKMHCNTCSLVTSSGQLTGSKRGEEIDQSECVIRMNDAPVAGYQRDVGRRTSLRVIAHSSLQRVLRSRQELLNSSQDTVFIFWGPSSCMRRDGKGQVYNNLRLVNQLLPKLQVYVISRIKMLKFDELFKKETGIDRKSSNSWLSTGWFTMAIALELCDRINVYGMVPPDFCRSSTHPSVPYHYYEPSGPDECSMYLSHERSRRGSHHRFITEKTVFANWARTLDVHFYQPDWKPSDVISTNSSHNPVLSGS; the protein is encoded by the exons ATGAAGATACGAGCG TGCCAAGGGATTActggcatcatcatcattaccacGGTTACCAGTTTTATGCTGGTGTACAACAGCAGCTCTGGTGacacatcatcatcttcatcctcatcgcCCTCAGCTCACCATTCAGATGGCCCTGGTCCACCAGTGAAGCAGCCCAAGAGAGCACAGAGACCCCCAAATTTAACTCTTGAGGGATACACAGGCGTGATGGATCATAAG CCGCTGAAGATGCATTGTAACACTTGCTCCCTGGTGACCAGCTCTGGCCAACTCACAGGAAGCAAGAGGGGTGAAGAAATCGATCAGTCCGAGTGCGTCATCCGCATGAATGACGCGCCCGTCGCGGGCTACCAGCGAGATGTTGGCCGACGCACCAGCTTGCGCGTCATCGCCCACTCCAGCCTGCAGAGGGTGTTGCGGAGCCGCCAGGAGCTGCTCAACTCCAGTCAAGACACGGTGTTCATCTTCTGggggccgagcagctgcatgagGCGGGATGGAAAAGGCCAAGTTTACAACAACCTGAGGCTGGTAAACCAGCTACTGCCCAAACTCCAAGTCTATGTCATCTCCCGGATCAAGATGCTGAAGTTCGACGAATTATTCAAAAAGGAGACAGGGATAGATAG GAAGAGCTCCAACTCCTGGCTGAGTACCGGCTGGTTCACCATGGCCATTGCCCTGGAGCTGTGTGACAGGATCAACGTGTACGGCATGGTGCCTCCAGATTTCTGCAG ATCCTCCACCCATCCCTCGGTGCCGTATCATTACTATGAGCCCTCTGGGCCCGATGAGTGCTCTATGTATCTCTCCCATGAGCGAAGCCGGCGTGGAAGCCACCACCGCTTCATCACAGAGAAGACGGTGTTCGCCAACTGGGCTCGAACCCTCGATGTCCATTTTTACCAACCAGACTGGAAACCCTCAGATGTCATTAGCACAAACAGCTCGCACAACCCAGTTCTATCTGGTTCCTGA
- the ptgfr gene encoding prostaglandin F2-alpha receptor, with protein sequence MREDQTCDWTLTMSANGSSEMGCRSEARPTNTTCSQKELTITLSVISMTVGVLSNTLALFILLKSYRRIRLNSKASFLLFAGSLVVTDLLGHLINGSLAVFVYSFDKKWETFDPHHIVCSLFGACMVFFGLSPLFLGSAMAVERCIGVTWPIFHSTAVASHHMKKLLGLTWLLAAVVAALPLLLRRPYRVQSSRSWCFFQMEEQRDWLDLLLPLLFSMLGLLALLLSIVFNTLTSCSLLQSRLRRKHHCRGMSYHLEMIYQLLAIMFVSCVCWGPLLICVIMLSTQAQDKPVCLSLLLGVRMATWNQILDPWVYILLRRAVLRKLLLWFHCWWCPRSHSLQRWRCSVLRSSMEASASGISPSDCRCLGRVPLPDTMIKSIT encoded by the exons ATGAGAGAGGACCAAACCTGCG ATTGGACCTTGACTATGTCAGCCAATGGGAGCTCAGAGATGGGCTGCAGGTCAGAGGCCAGGCCCACCAACACCACCTGCAGCCAGAAGGAGCTGACCATCACCCTCTCTGTCATCTCCATGACTGTGGGTGTCCTCTCCAACACCCTGGCcctcttcatcctgctgaaatCCTACCGCCGCATCCGCCTCAACTCCAAGGCCTCCTTCCTGCTGTTTGCTGGCAGCCTGGTGGTCACAGACCTCCTGGGCCACCTCATCAACGGCTCCCTGGCAGTTTTTGTGTACAGCTTCGACAAGAAATGGGAAACTTTTGACCCCCACCACATTGTGTGCAGCCTCTTCGGCGCATGCATGGTGTTCTTTGGCCTGAGCCCACTGTTCCTGGGGAGCGCCATGGCGGTGGAGCGCTGCATCGGCGTCACCTGGCCCATCTTCCACTCCACAGCAGTTGCATCCCACCACATGAAAAAGCTGCTGGGGCTCACCTGGCTGCTGGCGGCAGTGGTGGCCGCGCTGCCCTTGCTGTTACGGAGGCCCTACCGGGTCCAGAGCTCCAGGAGTTGGTGTTTCTTCCAAATGGAGGAGCAAAGAGACTGGCTGGATCTGCTGCTGCCGCTTCTGTTCTCCATGCTGGGTCTGCTGGCCCTGCTGCTCTCCATTGTGTTCAATACTCTGACCAGCTGCTCTTTGCTGCAGTCCAGACTTCGCCGCAAGCATCACTGCAGAGGCATGTCTTACCACTTGGAGATGATCTACCAGCTCCTGGCTATAATgtttgtgtcctgtgtgtgctgGGGCCCTTTACTG ATTTGTGTGATCATGCTGAGCACTCAAGCCCAAGACAAGCCTGTTTGCCTCAGTCTGCTGCTGGGGGTGCGCATGGCCACCTGGAACCAGATCCTGGACCCCTGGGTGTACATCTTGCTGAGGAGGGCCGTGCTGAGGAAACTCCTCCTCTGGTTTCACTGTTGGTGGTGCCCGAGGTCCCACAGCCTCCAGCGCTGGAGGTGCAGCGTGTTGCGCAGCTCCATGGAGGCCAGTGCCTCAGGGATCAGCCCATCTGACTGCCGCTGCCTGGGCAGAGTGCCTCTGCCAGACACCATGATCAAATCCATCACCTGA